In Leptolyngbya sp. NIES-2104, the genomic window ACTGGTGAATTGCGTTGCGAAAATCTCGATAAGCCGTGAAGCGCTGAATGCCATCGGAATTGACAAAGCGATCGAGCAAGGGATTGATTCCAGAAGGCATCGCGGCAAGATTCAAGCGTTGCCCGTTCATGCAGGCGTGGCGCTCTTGCGACAGGATTTGGATCAGTTCCTCAGTGCTGTAGATTTGGGGCATCTCAGGAAATGGGGCTAGGTGTCCTACTCGAAATCTTACCGGGGAATCTCTAAAGCGCGAAATTTCTCAACGTGATTCTTAAGGTTTCGCCTGCGGCACGAGTTCAGTGTTAATTTCATTCACCGGACGACGCTTGAGGATGACGGATTCCGATCGCGGAAGTAAATCAAACACTTTACGAAATTCATCATCGATTTGTTCATACGAAATCGCGCCCACTTCGTTTAATCGCACTTTCCCCGTTTGATCAAACACGATCGTCTGCGGCACAAAGCCTTTGTAGTAATAGCCGGGTTCAGTTGGCTCAAATTTATCTTTTAGCGGCAGCGAATCAACTCGAATCGGCAAAATATCAATCACACGCCCGTAAAAAGCCTGAGTTTGAGAAACCACATTAGAGAACCGCTTACAATCGCTGCTGTCATCGGTGTAGAACACCAGTAAAGCTGGCTTTTTCTGCTTCATCGTGTCGGCTAGAGTCATTTTCGGCGGTACGAGCGAACCGTTTCCGGCATAGAGCGCAAAGATTTCGCCATCATAGCGATCGTCGTCGAGACTTGCCCAAGCGGGTTGTGCGATCGTCAAACAAATCATCAACAGCGCGACAAACGCCAACATGAAACGATTCAACATAAGGGTCAGAGAAATAACATCACTCTCTCCCATTGTGACGGATTACTGATCCAGTTTTTCAGGTTTGCGAATCGTGAAAGAAATTTCTCGCGGAAATTTAGCAGTCGTTGATTGGGCGATCGTTGGCGGCTCGACTGGGGGAGCTTCAGTGGGAGAATTGATCAAATTAAAGGGAAATCCCGCCCGTCGATCGAAGTTTGATGCGATCGCTAATAATGCGCCACTCAG contains:
- a CDS encoding thylakoid membrane photosystem I accumulation factor — encoded protein: MLNRFMLAFVALLMICLTIAQPAWASLDDDRYDGEIFALYAGNGSLVPPKMTLADTMKQKKPALLVFYTDDSSDCKRFSNVVSQTQAFYGRVIDILPIRVDSLPLKDKFEPTEPGYYYKGFVPQTIVFDQTGKVRLNEVGAISYEQIDDEFRKVFDLLPRSESVILKRRPVNEINTELVPQAKP